Proteins encoded together in one Lysinibacillus sp. FSL K6-0232 window:
- the sdaAB gene encoding L-serine ammonia-lyase, iron-sulfur-dependent subunit beta: MKFTSVFDIIGPVMIGPSSSHTAGAARIGRVARDLFGRQPKWAKIHLYGSFAETYRGHGTDVAIIGGLLDYDTYDERIKTAFEGAEKAGLSFEFIPEEAHKDHPNTTRIVMGDDEGEMSVEGISIGGGKIEISEVNGFKLRLTGGMPAILVVHDDRAGCIANVANCLAMHNVNIGHMEVSRIERGLTALMVIEVDQNIEDKVLQQISLIPYITKVSKINN, encoded by the coding sequence ATGAAGTTCACTTCAGTATTTGATATTATTGGACCAGTTATGATTGGGCCTTCCTCCTCTCATACGGCAGGTGCTGCTCGAATTGGGCGTGTTGCACGAGATTTATTTGGAAGACAACCTAAATGGGCAAAAATTCATTTATATGGATCGTTTGCAGAAACGTATAGAGGGCATGGAACAGATGTTGCTATAATTGGTGGTTTGCTAGATTATGATACGTATGATGAACGTATTAAAACAGCGTTTGAAGGTGCGGAAAAGGCAGGATTATCCTTTGAGTTTATTCCAGAGGAGGCGCACAAAGATCATCCAAACACAACGCGTATTGTGATGGGCGATGATGAAGGGGAAATGAGCGTTGAAGGAATTTCGATTGGCGGAGGAAAAATCGAAATTAGCGAGGTCAATGGCTTTAAGCTACGTTTAACAGGTGGTATGCCAGCTATTCTTGTAGTCCACGATGACCGTGCAGGGTGTATTGCAAATGTAGCAAATTGCCTAGCCATGCATAATGTCAATATCGGGCATATGGAAGTGTCACGTATAGAGCGTGGATTAACGGCTCTTATGGTGATTGAAGTTGATCAAAACATTGAGGATAAAGTGCTACAGCAAATTTCACTAATACCATATATTACAAAAGTATCGAAAATTAATAATTAA